In Rhineura floridana isolate rRhiFlo1 chromosome 6, rRhiFlo1.hap2, whole genome shotgun sequence, one genomic interval encodes:
- the LOC133386582 gene encoding uncharacterized protein LOC133386582, translating into MAVPGDKVYNSCFPFGEPHQKLLATILIVLGLFALLEYAVKLITLCWINCTPLLKRIHDSCFKKGSQLLKTMKVLSSSKRLWKDSALLRSRKKLSSLRFRCIVDPVKVTVKMGSLHEPKACCSQAGRKSKAYYSGEWSSHHDTDDQKASWYRNQQRRRNSQCSSHLSDTETPQPACPAGSVASWVRFSFSPPERAAEAGSSSARYGTHGRNHQRATGDKQHSSEVAGEGNQGPRLLQHSVSLNTEAAAPHCSEHPHEHFNHQSRETNFIPSPILSGPRRVVYSSLASDAVSRTHLNGEECAYSHSPRGPQHSLGLEWHQHLPAAQQAGVYVYLVSPCPPSPEHNPEQPNHPFSASQTISGKDVLANRMSLNQSRGSFSQGPAGQGSSDTQKQRKSIWERKYQKRFLQLNLDYEKLAGSSGGANLGHHEPFSHNPPLSADRGRGGLDAAPPTIAS; encoded by the exons TGCTGGATCAACTGCACGCCACTCCTGAAGAGAATACATGACTCTTGCTTCAAGAAAG GCAGCCAGCTGCTCAAGACCATGAAGGTCCTCTCCAGCAGCAAGAGACTCTGGAAGGATTCAGCACTGCTCAGAAGCCGCAAGAAACTCTCCAGCCTGCGCTTCCGCTGCATCGTGGATCCCGTGAAGGTCACTGTGAAAATGGGCAGCCTGCATGAGCCCAAAGCCTGCTGTTCCCAGGCTGGCAGGAAGAGCAAGGCCTACTACTCCGGGGAGTGGTCTAGCCATCACGACACGGATGACCAGAAGGCCAGCTGGTACAGGAACCAGCAACGCCGCCGgaacagccagtgcagttcccacCTCTCGGACACCGAAACTCCCCAGCCAGCGTGTCCTGCTGGGTCCGTCGCCTCCTGGGTGCGTTTCAGCTTCAGCCCTCCAGAGCGTGCAGCTGAGGCTGGGAGTAGCTCAGCCCGCTACGGGACTCATGGGCGGAACCACCAAAGGGCCACCGGTGATAAACAGCATAGCTCAGAGGTAGCCGGGGAGGGTAACCAAGGGCCAAGGTTGCTGCAACATTCTGTCAGCCTGAACACCGAGGCAGCTGCTCCCCACTGCTCAGAACACCCTCACGAGCACTTTAACCATCAGTCCAGGGAGACAAATTTCATCCCTAGTCCAATCTTGTCAGGCCCCAGACGGGTGGTGTACTCCTCCTTGGCTTCagatgcagtgtccagaactcaTCTCAATGGGGAGGAGTGTGCCTACTCACATTCTCCAAGAGGACCCCAGCACAGTCTGGGGCTAGAATGGCACCAGCATTTGCCAGCGGCACAGCAAGCGGGTGTGTATGTTTACCTGGTCAGCCCATGCCCTCCCAGCCCAGAACACAACCCTGAGCAGCCCAACCATCCCTTTTCGGCATCCCAGACCATCTCTGGGAAGGACGTGCTGGCAAACAGGATGTCTCTCAACCAGAGCAGGGGCAGTTTCAGTCAGGGcccagcaggccaagggagcagCGACACCCAGAAGCAACGCAAGAGCATCTGGGAGAGAAAGTACCAGAAGAGGTTCCTGCAGCTAAATCTAGACTATGAAAAGCTGGCAGGAAGCAGCGGTGGTGCCAACTTAGGCCATCACGAACCATTCTCCCACAATCCCCCTCTCTCGGCAgacagggggagaggagggcttgATGCAGCACCACCCACCATTGCCAGCTGA